The sequence AGCAGCGTTAGCGGAACAACTTGGGCTGAAAGGGGATCCGGATCCGCTAGAGCTTCATTGGACTTCCGACGTCAAAAGGAATGAAGCTACTTCTCGTCGCGTCAGTCTGCAGATCTCGGCAAAAGGGGGTGAGCGGCGCTATTCAATAGCGGCCGCTCACACTATCAACAAGCTAAGtcttccaccacaaaaccCAAATTTAAAACATCTGATAAGAAACCTTTACTACTTGCAGGACATTCCACTTCTCACCGTCGACCACCCCGTTCCACAAGTGCTCATCGGGTTAGCAGACGTAGAATTGCTAAAACCGCTGGAAACACGTTCGGGGCAGCCTGGAGAGCCGATCGCCGTTCGCAGTGCGCTAGGGTGGGCCATTTATGGAACGATAAATGCAAGTAATAAGGAGAGATGTCAAAGCGCTCATTATCACAACACCCATCTGATTGAGGATAGCCACCGATCCTCcagcaacaaagaaaacaatgatCAAGAACTGAACGAGACCATGCGGCAGTACTTTGCGTTAGAGGAAAGTGCTGTGTGTTCCTTTAACAAGTTCCTGTCAGAACCTGAAGATGTGCGTAGGGCAAAAATAATATTAGAAACCACTACAACTAAGTGCAATGGCCGTTACACTACGGCTTGTTGTGGAAAAGCGATGATTTCCGTTTCCAGACAGTAAACCGATGGCGATGGCAAGGCTTCGATCTCTCGAGAGAAAGTTAGAAAAGGACCCAGACCTGAAAGAAAACGTACATAATCAGATCGATTGTATGTTGAAAAGGGTTTCGCACATAGGGCAGAGGAGTCTGAGTTGAACTCGGTCGAACAAAAAGGGTCTGGTACTTACCGCTCAATGTAGTTGGGCATCCCGAAAACCAGATAAAAAGCGTTTAGTGTGGGATGCAGCAGCCAAAGTAAGAGGAGTATCGTTGACTCGGAGCTGTTGAAAGGGCCCGACCTGTTAGTGCAGCTGCCCACCGTTCTTTGCAAATTCCGCCAACGCCTGGTGGCATTTGGGGAGACATTGAGAAAATGTTCCACCAAATCCGTATAAGAGAAGAGGACAAGCACTCACAAAGATTCCTCTTTCGTTTCGATCCAAACCATGAACCACAAACCTACATCATGGATGTCGCAACATTTGGAGCTTCTTGTTCTCCATGCTCAGCCCAGTATATAATGCACCGAAATGCGGAAGAACATGCCAACATATATCCAGAAGCGGCAGCCGCTATCAAACAAGCACATACATGGACGACTACTTCGATAGTTGCGACACGTTGGAAGAGGCAATTAATAGGGCAAAACAAGTACGGCACATTCATGCGCAGGCTGGATTCAATATGAGAAACTGGGTGAGCAACAACAATGCTGTCCTCGAAGGTCTGGAAGAATCAACGAGCGATCGTGATCTGTTTATAAACTTCGGTCAAGAGGGTAAGCACCCACGCGTGCTTGGAATAATATGGGACCCCGTATCAGACTCATTCAAATTTTCTGCAAACTGGCATGAAGAGCTGAAACCATACATTGATGGCACCAAGAAGCCTACTAAGCGCATAGTTCTGCGAATCATCATGAGTCTGTTTGACCCATTGGGACTTGTGGCGCCAGTGCTCATCCATGGCAGAATGATGATGCAAGATCTCTGGCGTGATAACCTAAAATGGGATGATGAACTAAATGAAACACAGTATAACAAGTTTAAACGATGGACGGCACTACTTCCCAGTATCCATTCCCTAAGAATCCCGCGATGCTACTTTGGAGTGAACGCGTCAAACACACATGCTCCCTACAATTGCACATTTTTACCGACGCTAGTGAGTTGGGGTACGGCTGTGCGGCCTACTTTAGAAAAGAGACTCCTAGCGGTATACGTTGTGCGCTGGTTATGGCACGAAGTAAAGTAGCCCCCTTACAACACCTGACGATCCCCAAGCTAGAATTACAGGCAGCGCTACTGGGCGCAAGACTAAAACGCATGGTATGCGACAGCCACGACCTGGAAATTAAAGCCACGTACTTCCACACAGATTCTGAAGTAGTGCTTTCGTGGATCAGAACACCTACCCATGAGCTAAAGCAGTTTGTAGCATGTCGAGTAGGCGAAATATTGTCACTATCAGACTCAAAGGAATGGAGACACGTCCCTACTAAAGAAAACCCTGCCGATTGTTTAACAAAGTGGGGAAGGATACTATGATCGATCCACAAGGCAGATGGCTGAACGGGCCTGCGTTTCTGTATCTGAATGAGAACAACTGGCCTGCGCAAAAAACCGATTGAAGCTACAAACCAGGAACGGAAAACATGCTACATCTCAGTGCATTCAAGCCCAGCGTCACCCCATAGAGAGCTAGTAGTAGATGCATTCAGAATTTCCAGTTGGAAAGTTTTAGTGCGAACTGTCGCAAATCTTTGGCGTTTCGTTTCCAATTGTCGGCGTAAAGCAAAAGGTCTGCCAATACAATCCCTCAAAGCCACCAAAAGGCAAATCGGcagtatcaaacaaaaaatagcagCAGAACATACACCCCTAACCAGCGAAGAATACCAGAAAGCCGAACGATTTCTGCTGCAAAACGCACAGATGGATGCTTTTGAGAAAGAAGTTCAGGTGTTAGCTAAGTCCAACTCGACTCACGCCCCACGCACCACTCAGAATGAAACCGCACCTCAAGTACCACGCAATAGTACGCTTTATGGCTTAACCCCCTTTTTAGATGAGTTTGGGATCCTGCGAATCGATGGGCGCACAGCCAAAGCTCATCACATTCCCTTCGATACAAGATACCCCATCATTCTACCGAAAACACACTACGTTACAACACTTATTTTGAGGGAGTATCATCAACGCTTTGGTCACGCTAACAACGAGACTGTGGTAAACGAAGTACGGCAACGTTTCTACCTAAAACACCTGCGATCCAGCGTGGCCAGAATCGCCAAAAACTGTCAACGATGCAAAATCAAGAAGACGCAACCATTACAGCCACGAATGGCACCGTTGCCAGAAGCAAGGCTTACTCCATATGTACGTCCGTTTTGTAAAGTGGGAGTAGATTATTTAGGGCCGATCGAGGTGGTTAATTCGAGGCGCAAAGAAAAGCGTTACATTGCAGTATTCACCTGTTTAGTGACGAGAGCGGTGCATTTAGAAGTAGCGCACAGCCTTTCTACTGAAGCCTGCATTATGGCGATAAGACGTTTCGTTAGCAGACGCGGAGCTCCCAGCGAGATATTTTCCGACAACGGGACCAATTTCGTTGGAGCCATAATGAACTCACGAAACAACTGGCGGACATCAACTACTCTTGTGCCGAAACATTCACCGGTGTTCAGACGAGATGGATATTTAATCCCCCTTCGGCACCCCATATGGGAGGCGCATGGGAACGGATGGTGCGAAGTGTTAAGGAAGCTATGCTAGCACTGGATGACGGTAGGAAACTGAACGACGAGATACTCCTAACCGCATTAGCCGATTCAGAAGTCTGATCAACTCCCGACCGCTTACCTATATGCCGCAAAGCTCGTCAAATGCAGAAGCGCTTACACCCAACCACTTTCTGTTAGGGAGTTCGTGCGGAACCAAGGAGCAGCTGCGTCCCAACGTAGATTTAGCAGAAACACTAAGAAGCAGCTACAAACGATCTACAGCTTTAGCCGATGCGATGTGGGACCGTTGGTTGAAGGAGTATTTGCCAGCCCTGAACACTAGGTCCAAATGGCACGAAGATACGCGTCGGTTGAATGTTGGCGATCTTGTATTCATCGCTGAGGGTCCGCGGAAGAATTGGTTGAGGGCGAAGGTTGAGGAGACGATAGCCGGTAAAGACGGCAGAATAAGGCAGGTGGTAGTGCGGACGGCAAACGGCAAGTCACTAAAAAGACCAGTAGTTAAAATCGCTGTTCTTGATGTTGAGTGCGATTGCGATACAGTATAGGAAAGTTACCACCCTTCAAACACTTCATCTTTATCGTCACTGAGCAAACGCGCTATTTATTTAGTAAATCCTTGAAAGCGTAAAGGATTGACGGGGTGGAGTGTTGGCACGTTTGCCATGCGGTTTGTCAGCacataaaatgtttgtttataaaGATCGGTTGTCACTTGTCCATTCGCGATAATCCGGGCTGGTTATCAAACCGAGCACCAGGTGGCGTTAGACAGGAGGATAACACCGACAACAGAAGATAAACAGGGGGAGATAGAAACAAGGCGAGAGGGAAATGAAGTTACGtccgatagagagagagagggaaagagaagagagagagagaatacaAGAAATTAGAAACTAGGTCACGGTCGAGAACAGGGGTCACCAAGGGTCATGCTATCTCGGTACGCAAAAAAAGGGCAGTACGCAAACGATCAGCTGAGAGACCGGACTATTTTTAAACCGCGCCTACACTCGAAAACCATTATTCGCTTGTGAAATCGCCGTTACAAAAAccggaaataaaattaacttGTTTAGTGAATTCTAAAGCAACAGGCGGATTGAGACGAGTGGAGGCTCTAAGCGGTCACACGAAAGTAGAGGCTTGATTGAAGCGTCTAGCAGGGGATTGTATCAAATGTCATAGTCAGAGAGGATTGAGTAGCAATTTTACTGTGAGCGGGGCGTAGGTGCCATTTTTGGGGCCCCTGGCCGACACAGATATTCACAGATATATTAAACACTGAATACGATGGTACACATTAAAACTGAGGGAAATACACATCTAATCAATCActtaaaaaaagtataattgTATGGATTTGtgatgtattttgtatttttgaccTGCATGcacaattataaaacattccTAGGATCACAGAAAGGCTTAAAGCCTAAAGGCCTGCTAATAGCTTGAAAATACACTCGGCAAAGATCCCTATAAAAGCTGAATAAAAACACGTGCTTTAAATGGCTTGTAGTGTAATGAGTGGCAGAGCCGGCTGGCTACATGTACGTAACATGTGCTGTTTTGCAGTGTTCTTAAATCCTCCgttattttcaaattcatcCATGCTTAGAGAGTGTACACTCCTTTTCCATTGCTAGTCACATAAATTGCTCCAGCCATTATTTGCACTTGAAGGATTTATACATtctgttttgcacaaattttctccaaatcttttttctttgtctaGCCTGGATCAGCAGCTACcattaaaaaagaatcaaatttagtttccacaattcacgaaaacaaaattcattacTTGCAATATCCATCGTTTGCTCTTCATCATCCATTGATGTTTCTCAAACTCCATGCAATCATCCAAGGTAACACGATATCATCGAATAATTTCACTTGTGCGTTGATCTATTCTGCTTCCAGGTTCGATGCGTCTACTAGTGCCTTTTTAACGACCTAAATTTCGAAGCCTTCAATGGTTACATGTTTAATATGGCTGTTCTGACTTGATGTACTGCGGATCAAATCCAACCATGGGCAGTACAACAAGTCAACAGATAAACTGAATAGAAAGGAAGAGTCAGAGTGTACGACGATGATTGCACTGATTttccccttctttttttctcacagcACGCTGCTCATAGTGAGATCGCTTCGTCTGAAAAAGCCCCAAATGACAATCCAGCCTGCTCTCACTATGGCGAGCTCAATGACAGCTGATTCAACCCATCACTGAGAGGctatcatcgtttcctcctgcGTACTGAGCAAGCTTGGTTTTCCCCTCGCTGAGGCGAGCTGattcccgtccggcaaaattagtgtatttttgagtgatttgagtaccgtccccgttagcagttactcttggaggaatgagttacaccctcgcacgagccccccctccccacccgtaacgcacggtgcgctcctGCAGTTCTCTGCAGTGCTCTGTTTCTCAATgtgttcatgtttttttccagtcatgctaccaacacatccaaagatatttgtttctttcgtttctcgttttctttcgtgcatagacacgatcgcaaatgcgcacttattctaacaacaatacaaacacggtcatttttatttcatttaaacactttattccaacataagtacactttcacacacatttagaatccttcatacttacgaatggcgtcgtactgtaaagtaccgggtcgagccaggctggcgggaaacttgtcgacaatatgtgtgcctctgttcagcaattcttacctgtcgatccacgcactgcatgtgcgtctgtgctcattgtttgttcacttcacacttcaccataacacaccggcgcacgagactttgaacgaaatgcgcaccaacgcacaaacactgtgcgcgggacttagaacaaaacgcgcacaaccatctccgacaaagcgtcgcgctgtactggtggttttgtacgcgtagagggggacatacggagcgatggtcgatgctgtagtgtaagcgagacaacacgatgtgacgagcagctccaagttgttgagctcgctgaaagaccatacacattcacagacggctcgtcaaagcacggtatttgtataggtGTTAAGTGAAGcgtgcgtgtaaaacagaatgcgaactctcatcgcagcgcgtttctcctgcttcctcaagcttcctcatacccctcggcctgaatcactcaaaatttggggtctcattgtttgcgtggtgagatcgctgaaagaagacacacacattcacagacggctcgtcaaagcacggtatttgtattggtgttagtgaagcgcgcgtgtaaaacagaatgcgaactctcatcgcagcgcgtttctccttgctttctcaagcttcctcatacccctcggcatgaatcactcaaaatttggggtctcattgtttgcgtggtttgtttgtatggtgaGCAAATCTATCGCCGATGATTGCTCTAATGAGATGATCAAGCAACAGCCGCTCACATGATGAAATCATGATGAGGTCGGATTTTGGGAGTGAGTAAAAATATCTTCCCCACATCGAGCCGCCATTGTGTTGTGATTTTAGAAGAACATGGATCATCTAcgaattattttcatttgtaaAACGTGCAATAGTTTGACCGCGTGTACATTTCTCGATTCTTTTGTTGAAAGAGCATATCAAATATCCCAAATCAGTTAAAATATAGTGACATGTTGTATCAGACACACGATGCTTTGAAGAAAACGTGAGGGCAAACATGGGAAGATGATGAACATCTTCCCGTACCAATAATTGATTCGCAGCCTATAGATAAGTGTAAATACCCAACAGAGTGCTAttgtgaatgtaaaaaaaattttaaaattgcagaGGGTATTCTTTCTGCATGAcagacatcaacaaaaaattaagcagCGTTTGACGATGAAGAAGATACCCAATTGTGCGATGACCATTAACCGTTAACGTTGAAAATCAAGAGGAATATTACATGTATTGAAAA comes from Anopheles merus strain MAF unplaced genomic scaffold, AmerM5.1 LNR4000294, whole genome shotgun sequence and encodes:
- the LOC121602096 gene encoding uncharacterized protein LOC121602096; the protein is MFGNACVQSMQIQIRLPSFGLSRTTPHATSRGSTRFHTHVYNGTVTVETLAFLDEGSSLTLVEAALAEQLGLKGDPDPLELHWTSDVKRNEATSRRVSLQISAKGGERRYSIAAAHTINKLSLPPQNPNLKHLIRNLYYLQDIPLLTVDHPVPQVLIGLADVELLKPLETRSGQPGEPIAVRSALGWAIYGTINASNKERCQSAHYHNTHLIEDSHRSSSNKENNDQELNETMRQYFALEESAVCSFNKFLSEPEDVRRAKIILETTTTKCNGRYTTACCGKAMISVSRQ